AGATCAACGCTGATTCCGACATCTGCGGTCAACAGCGGCGGCAGGTGGCGATCCTGTTGCACCTGTTGCAGTTGCAGCAGGCTGGCGTCGATTTCCTGCGCGGTATTGGCTGGATGACCCAGGCCGGTGAGAACATTGCGCAGCACCGCCGGGGCGACTTTCTGCGGGCGGCCGTTGGCGTCGATCCAGTCGACGGCGAGGCCGGCGCGGCTTGCGAGTATTTCCAGTTGCGCATCGCTCATAGGCGCTCTCCATCCAGAGGTTGCAAGGGGGTTGCGGCCGTGAGGCTGACAAGCGCGCAATACGCGGGCAGTACGCCCGGTTCCGACAGGGCAACGGCGGGGGGCTGTTGAAACAGCCACACGGCGTCGGTCTGTGCAGGGTTGACCACTGGCGTATCGCTGAGGTTCAGGTCAATTCGCAGCTCACTGCCATCGCCCAGGCGCCAGCGTGCACTGACCGCACCGAAGCCGAGCATGTGCGCCCCAAGCGCCTGGGTGCCGGACAGATTGGGAATGATGTAGCGGTGGCGCAATTGCAGCAGTTGCCGGTACAGCGCGAGGGTTTCCTGCTGTTTTGCGCTGCCGCTGCCGACCAGGCGAGGCTGCGAGGCGTGGAAGGTCTGGTCGGCATTCGGATCGGGAATTTTTTCGCGTTTGTGCGGATCGGCGAAGGCGCTGAACCCGGCGAATTCATTGCGCCGACCTTCGCGCACCAGATCCGCCAGTTCACCGTGATGGCTGGTGAAAAACAGGAACGGCTGCTCGGCCGCGTACTCATCGCCCATGAACATCAGCGGAATCATCGGTGACAGCAGCAACAGCACGGTGGCGGCCTGCACGGCGCGTGGATCGGCCAGTTGATGCAGACGTTCGCCGAAGGCGCGGTTGCCGATCTGGTCGTGGTTCTGCAGGAACAGGATGAAAGCGGTCGAGGGCAGGTGTTCGCTGGGCTCGCCGCGCGGTTCGCCGTGGCGGGTGATGTGGCCCTGAAACACGAAGCCCTGACTCAAACACCGCACCAGTTGCTCGGTGGGTTGCAGCGCATAGTCAGCGTAGTAGGCGTCGGTTTCGCCGGTCAGCAGCACGTGCAGGGCGTTGTGGCCGTCGTCGTTCCACTGCGCGTCGTAATCCTCTTCGAGCAGGCTCGACTGGTTGAGCTCGTTTTCGACGGTCAGCCAGACGTGGCGGCTTGGATCGATCTGCTGACGAATACGCTGCGCCAGTTCGGGCAGGAAATCCGGGCTTTCGATCGCGTGCACCGCGT
The Pseudomonas fluorescens genome window above contains:
- the treZ gene encoding malto-oligosyltrehalose trehalohydrolase, with the translated sequence MPLRTQENWPHGAIMQDAEHTQFALWAPDAFYVSVELEDGQSLPMLPQADGWFVIKTRCPAGTRYRFNIDGELEVPDPASRAQDGDLDRHSVVVDPLAYDWRHTTWHGRPWSEAVIYELHVGALGGFAEVEQHLARLVELGITAIELMPLAQFPGTRNWGYDGVLPFAPQASYGTPEQLKHLIDSAHGHGLAVILDVVYNHFGPDGNYLGRYAKGFFREDKHTPWGAAIDFRRREVRDFFIENALMWVLEYRFDGLRLDAVHAIESPDFLPELAQRIRQQIDPSRHVWLTVENELNQSSLLEEDYDAQWNDDGHNALHVLLTGETDAYYADYALQPTEQLVRCLSQGFVFQGHITRHGEPRGEPSEHLPSTAFILFLQNHDQIGNRAFGERLHQLADPRAVQAATVLLLLSPMIPLMFMGDEYAAEQPFLFFTSHHGELADLVREGRRNEFAGFSAFADPHKREKIPDPNADQTFHASQPRLVGSGSAKQQETLALYRQLLQLRHRYIIPNLSGTQALGAHMLGFGAVSARWRLGDGSELRIDLNLSDTPVVNPAQTDAVWLFQQPPAVALSEPGVLPAYCALVSLTAATPLQPLDGERL